Part of the Mangifera indica cultivar Alphonso chromosome 4, CATAS_Mindica_2.1, whole genome shotgun sequence genome, cttaaatttttattttaaatgtataaaaataaaaaaaatatataaataatttaaatatatattttttacttcaGTGTATTAGAACTAACTATTTATAACCCTTGCGCGTATTTGTAATTTTCTGAAGATTAATTTACCTCCTCTTTACTACCTATAAAAACATATTCTGCTTTTTCAGCCGTGAGAGAGAGTCATTAATTAAACTCTGCAAAGTGGAaggtaaattttcttttttcagattttattcaGATCAAAGTAAGTTTGATTTGTCTCTTTtcgtttttatatttatattttattttttaataaacaaagttTATATTCTTCAGATCTCTAAGTGTTCGTCCTCTCTTTTGGTGTATGCTCTTCCTTCCTTTATATAGGTGCTAAAGGAATGGATGCTCATTAAGGTTCCTCAACTGCTTCATTACCGGTAATGCTTGGATCCAgctttagttttaattatatatcagcTTCTACTTCACTGTCTTGCTTACACTcattttgtgtgtttttttaGGAACAGATCTCTATTCAAGTTCTGTGCTTCTTTAGTTGCTTATCTTTTTCCTATATTTCGTTTTTTACTCGGCTTTATTGGTGCTGTGCGCATGTATAcatgaacattttatttttaagtgaaactgttaaatttttgttgatttcaaACATACGTGTATGTATTCGGTTGTGTGACTTTACATATGATTTACTTGTAATTTATGCTGCCACGTGCTTGTTGAACttgtattgttttttaatacaaattacaATGATGCAGATTGGTGTGTTAAGATCCATACTCCAACTGTGATGGGGAAGACTCCTGGAAAATGGATTAAGACCTTATTTCGGGGAAAGAAATCCTCCAAATCTGACTTTAAAGGAAGAGATATTCTGGTAATTAATTTCCATCTTAATTTTTGCCTTTTAATTCGATCagcttatttctttttctcttctcctATGTCCATGCGTAATCGCATATTGCTTCGAAAAGAGTGGGGAATTACATGGCCGGAATGTAGCGCTGAAGTTTGTTTCTGTATTCATGCAATTAGGCAGTGTTTGTGTCCTGTTTAATCGCATACTCAATTAAGTAGGTCGTTCAAATGCTTAGAAGTGACTTGTATAGAAAGCGAAGGCGGAATTGTCATTGGCTAGTTGACTATAATGCCATTACTTTTTGTTTTAACTATAGTTGAGCATATGCAATTTCTAATTAGCATCTGAATCTTGTCTTAAGAAATCTGCGAACACAGGAGAGTCATTGATTTCTTCTAAAGTGCCTGTCTCTGATTCACTTGTGGCTCCTCTGTTGATCTCACAACCTACTCTTGAGACTGGTTCTAGAATTGGAGTGGACTCAAAAAATGGTGTAGCCGCAGAATTAACAGATGAAGGGGTTAATCTTTTGTCTGCAAAAGGAGATGGAAGTCTTCAAACAGTTATTGATTTGGGTTCGGAAAAAGACCCTGATAGAATTCTGCATAACCAAGCTGCCACAAGGGCCCAATCTGCATTTAGAGGTTATCGGGTAAATTTCTTTTTGCTCTAATTGTTAAGACCTTGTCTGAATTAAATGTAATGAACTGAGAATTTTCATGTCACGCATTCACAATCCtacttttctattatttttcaattttgaaaacttttgatttgatgaattaattttgttgaataatttTCTCTGTCAATGATAATTTCCATATTGTTCTGAAGCCTGACTGTTGTAGCAAAATTGCCTGTTGTTTAAATATCTGGATAGTAGAAATAAAGATTGGACATGCGGTGGAAATGATGTAGAAAGAACTGTTTTAAATGTGTTTTGGCCCATGTGCaaaatttgtgttattttgtGTGTTTGATTCTAGTACATTGTGGTACATGTAAGTTTCTCTGTGGCAATTTAATCTGATAATAATTCAAAAGTGATATATGCTTATTTTGCTttgaaattaagaatttaatgaTAATCAGCCCTCAGCTTACCTGCTACTGTGATAGAAACATTTAACTTGTTTCATGGAGACGGAAGGCTGAACAgctttaattaatatatgaattaatgagtaccaaattattttagaaatgttTCTTTAAAAGACTATGTAGGCATATGGAGCCATGTTAAACAGGCCAGGCTGTTGacctcatttattaataatacgaTCAAGGTGTTgcaaaattaattgattgagTGCATAGGAAATTGGAGTTCTTTTATTTTCCTACATAAAGGGAGGACATTTAGGCTTTACAATGACACAAGGGTCACTCTAATATAAGCTGTTTACTATAGTTTCCTAACTTCACACCATTCTGCAAAGCTAACACCGGCAAAAGTTCTTTCAATTAGAATGAAGCTGAAACACccttttgctttattttcttgttgacatataaatatttgattctttttgtTAAGTTCTGCTATGCTTACTAGCTTAATTCCTGTAAAGGCTCGCCGTGCATTTCGAACCCTCAAAGGCATCATCAGGCTCCAAGCTCTTATTCGTGGTCACTTGGTTAGAAGACAAGCTATTTCTACATTGCTCTGCATACAGAGAATTGTTAAGTTTCAGGCGCTGGCTCGAGGTCAGAAGGTGAGACGGTCTGATATTGGGATTGAAGTACAAAAGATATGCAGTCAGGGAGTGGTTCTGGTAATTTTTTCTGATTTATATACATGGTAATACTTAATATTTCCTATCATGATGTTTATTGGAGGAATATATTGCCTTCATATTACGTGGCTCCATTAGTTTTTGTTTCACTGTATACAAGTGCTGAAGCTTTTCATAATTGTATATAAGAATAGATCACATTGGTTCTATGAATGGGcttgttgaattttcttttcaccattatgataatatttctGTGTGTTTGAGTATCTTCAAATCTTTTCTCTTAtgttattttacccctattGTCTATGTTTTCAATCAGGTAGACTGTTCGAATTCAGCTGTAATAAATACATTTACTGTAGCAGGGAAGCTCTCAGAAAATGCTATTATTCAGAAGGTCTGATTCACTTATATATTTCTAGTATATGGTTCAAaagttcttttcttttcagGTGGCCATTTCTATATTGTTTTTAGCTTCAGCTTTGTGGAATGAGATAAAACTCTTGATAGAAGGATTTTATCTTGTTTGGTGCCAATGTTCATTCAGTTGGATAATGCTGTATGGGTGGCAGGATGGGATATATCCTGGTCTTGTACATGCGTCTGTTTTATATTTTCCCTTTGTTGAGTGTTTTTGTTACGGCTGATTGCTATACGTGGTGCATTTGATGTATTCCCATTCACTTGTTTGACGTATTGGCTTTAGGTCAGTCAAGAAATTTTGTGATGGCTGCAAAAAGACCTGTTATCTAGGTAGGGATGCCAATGGGGCAGGTTGGGTTGGACACTATGAAGTACATACCCATGCACAAATCTTTTGTGAATACCCGAATTCATTCTATTATCAACTCTAAAAGTGGGAATGGTTTTGGGTTTGGGCCATTTTTTATTGGAAACCCTAGGATTGCTTTATTTGGCCAttgtttcatataaaaaaaagtcaaatcttacacaattgataattttttaaataaattaaccaaaatgaaaaataataatattatcaaagatgaaatttatattcaaagttcTATAATTATACCACGAAAATTATCCAAACAAATCATGaaccaaagaaataaaattagagGTTGAAAGTCTAAAGATTCACATGACTTTAAGATTCAAGCACCATATGCATAAACccaaaacaatttaattacaTACTTCAAATTTAGATTCACTAGTCGAGAAGATGGCAATAAATTAGTTTGAAGTAAGTCAAATGGAGGAATAAGGTTGTGGTGGTTAAGggttttttcttctgtttttgtttaaaaaaagggTGAAATAACAATCTTTTGTAAATACTATCTAGgattctatattattttttaatagtattgtACACCATGCTGCATGTGTCATCCTTTCAAGTAATTAGTTTACCACGTGGTTGTAAATTacgtttttattattatgaccAATGTCAGCTTTTGGCTTCATCACCTTCTGCAATGCCTCTACACTTGAGCTACTATCCGGGGGAACCTAACTCTACTTGGCAGTGGCTTGAGCGCTGGACAAAGGCACTATTTTGGCAACCCCACCTGCAATCAAAGAAGAATATCCAATCGAAGTCTCAAATCAAGCGTGGCAGTTCAAAAACTGTAGAAACTAACAGCAACGTGTTGAAGAGAAATGTCAGAAAGTCAAGTCTAAATACTAAAAATGGTTCAGTTCGTTCTACTTATGAGTCTGAGAAATCTAAATGCAATCCCAGGAAAGTTTCCACCTATCCTGTTGATTCTGTTCATGAACATCCACAAAATGATTTTCTGAAGGTAAAACGCAATTTAAGAAAGAATTCTAGCTCCACAAGAGAAGCAACTGAGCAATTGGAGGTTGATAATGAGAAACGAAAGCTTGGTccaaaaaaatcatcaaatgcTGCTGTCCCTGATGTTCCAGCACATGGGAACAGTGATTCTTTTGAGAAGATGATCAATGTGTCTTTGTCAGTGTCTAAACATTCTGATGTTGACACAGCTTTGAAATTGTCAGAAGATGATGGTCCAGTTGATGCATTACCTGACCATCCAGCACCTGACTTGCAACCTACAGAGAGCAATGGTAAGGTTGAAAATACACAAGGGACAAATGATGAACTAAATTCTAAGGATCATCATATTAGCATTAAGAACCAAAAAAATAGCCAGAGAAGAGCCTCTTTGCCCGCAAAAATTGATCATCAAGAAAATGTGTTACATAGTACACCAAAAGTGCCTATCTATATGACACCAACTGAATCTACCCCAAAAGTGCCTAGCTATATGGCACCGACTGAATCTGCCAAGGCTAAGCTTAGAGGACAAAGCTCCCCCAGGTTTTCACAAGATTTAGTTGAGAATAATGGTATAGCCAGGCGGCATTCTCTGCCATCTTCCAATGGTAAGCCAAGTTCACTGTCTCCAAGAGTAACAAGACTTGTTCAAGCAGCTGGCAAAGGAGTAGTCAGACCGGATCGATCCCTAACATCTTCTCGAGATGGTGGTGGTAAGTACATTTGATCCCATTCCAGTATGCCCTTTATATGTTTGACTACATAAATTCTAGTTCATGGATTTGTATGGATGCTTAGACACATAGATACACATTTACCAATTGGTGAGTTATTTGGAATGGTAGGTGTTGATGCATGGATATTAAGGATGATTTACTTCATCTCTGCAGATAGGTATGCCATAGTTATGTTTTGCTGTGATGAATCTATCTGCAGAGCTACAAGTTCTGCTTAATATAGATGACCAACTTTATTGTCTATGATTATTGATAAACTGAGatcttttcttatatttattgtaAAGTCTCAGAAGTCCTTGGGAAGCatatattttagacttttttttaGGTGGTGGAGGGTGGGTTATTGTGTACTGAGGTggcaatttaaaaatatgagttcTTATTTGACTTGATAAAGATTTAAAATGGATAATTCTCTTTCTAATTGATTGTTGTGGGCCTTCCTATTTCAGACAAGGTGATCCAAGCAGAGTGGAGGAGGTGATTTGCAGTCTATCACGAAAAGTCAATCAAAGAGGTGAAACAAAAATGTTAAGTAGGATTCATTTATGTCTAAGAATTGTAGAACAATGAATTGGATACGTCAGGTCCTACATGATGTGTGGTTTGTGCCAAGCGATTTCAATTTTCTTAGTTGGGGTTGTGAGTGGGTAAATATTTAAAGGTTCCAGAGCATGGGCTGGTTTCTTTCGTGTTTTCTTTGCTGTACAATTAATTTTGCTGCATTTTTAACTATTAGATATTCAAGTGTGTAGAatttctatttcaaatttcaacagTGCGACGGAATCGTTGAAAAATAGATACTATATATGTATCTACTCTGGGAaatcttgttaattttaaatataaatctcGGACAATGGCCCATTGAGGAAGCTGCCAAAAATTCTTAATATTGCCTGTATTAAATAACTGTCAGAGCCAACTTCTGAATTTGGCAACTCTTCTTATTGTGGCTGTTAAAACACATAATAGCCTGGACCTTAGTGAAGACTTGTGTTTCTTATTTAGGGTCACATGGGTGGTGGGGCCTCAGCTGTGATGCATTTTTATTGACAATTTTCTCTCTTAGTTGAGGTTCTAATTCACCAAATGCCATAGGCATATAGAGAAATTCCAGGAGTCCAGTCAGGGTGGAACTTTGCCGGGCTCTCTGTGTAACCGTTTCCCAGATAAACGCACCCATAAGCTGCTGATGCACCACCATATATTTTAGCATTTGCATCATAAGACCAGATAATATTTCCAGTGTCGGTGTCCATCGCGTACAGAGGACCATTAGGAGATTCAGAACCGGCAAAGGGGATTTGGTTTACTAGGGTGACAGGCGCTTGTGCAGTGTCATCACTGGGATTTGCGGTCGACCAAACAATTTTCCCTGTACTTGCGTCAAGAGCTACCCTAGCTCCAGCCGTCGTTCTTTGCATAGAAGGTGCAAGAGGGAAACTCACTTGGTCACTGTCGGCAATGTTTGTATACACTCTTTTCCCATCAGTGGCAGCACCTCATATTCCCCCTCCCTCCTTGCCACCTGGTCCAGCCAACTGCACCCCAAGTATAagatttcattttgaatttcttGGTTTTGTTGTTTGCAGAGGTAAAATATTGAAGTTTAAATCAGAGTTGCAGGCTTACCTTGAACCAGACTATGTCACCATTGTCGCTGTCTAACAACCATACAAACCCACTTTTTTGTACTGCCACTGCAACATCACGCATTGTCCTGTTTACATAAATGCTAAGTAGCATTGGAGCTTCTCCAAAGTCAGCATCAATGTTTGCCCTGGAGGACAGTCAGGGTTATCAGGAGCCAAACATGCGAAATAGAAGACATCATAGCCACCCAGTTGCCTTGTCCATGCAATCCTTCCAGAATCACTATCGAATGCTAGTATTGAATTGAAGTTGACGTCAGGTCCAATGCAAAAGATCGGGCTTAGTTGGTGGTTTGGTCTGATTATTTTGGTTCTCTTGACATCGTAGCACATCAGGAGGAGCTGTGTAGAGGTTCCCAGTTCCTATATAAACATGTcgtcttttaaaataaatggcAGGACTACTTCCCCATACAGCGGCACCTGAGTAACCATCCAGTTTGCCTCCATTATCAGGAAGCATGTAGGTTCGCCATATGATTCTGCTAGCTAGAGCATCTACCTTTGCAAGGCTGCCGCGGAAAGTGCAAAACTCTTCAGCTGGTAAGGCCTACTCTAATGAAGATACTCCAACATATAATCCCCTATAAATTGAAACACAGttctttaaagaaaactttACAAATGGTTTATATGCTGAACTAATCAGCTGGGTTCACTCTCCTCGGATAGACTGTTCCGGACATAGTGATTTGAGCTCGAGGACGTGAATCTAGCTGAGTAGACCACACAAGTCTCCCAGTTGATCTAGTAACAGCGATTACAACTGCTGGGCCATATATTCCGACAATTAATAAGCTACCGGCTATGGTGGGAGTTGTTCTTAAGACAGTAATGTTTGTTAGCTGTTAAACTTGCTAAATAAGGCAATGGAGACAAATTGCCATGGGATCTGCAAGATGCTATTTATAAGTTgattataaattgatttgattagttattttttttaagagttgGCTGGTTAATTCCTTAATTTGTATTGGCTCTTACTTTATAAAGtttgtaatttttctattaattgcAGAGAGAATAAAAGATACAGTACTTCTGTTCCTATCTCCTTGttcttgattttgaaattaaaatagtcTAGGCCAATTAGTTccaacaattggtatcagagccacgaAAAAAAAAGGAGGAGATGGCCACGAACGGATTTCAAACCCCAAAGCTCACAAAGCAAAACTATGATATCTGGTGCATCCAGATGAGAGCTCTCCTTGGATCAATGGATGTCTGGGAGTTAGTCCAAGATGGATACGATGAACCCGCAGATGCTGAAGCTGAAGATGCGATGtctcaagaagaaaaaaaggagatGAAAGGAATGAGGAAGAAGGATAAGAAGACCCTGTTTACAATTTATCAGGGCGTAGATGAAAGCATGTTTGAGCTCATTGCCTCGGCAGAGACATCTAAGGAAGCCTGGGATCTTCTAAAGAAATCATTTCGAGGCGTAGAAAAGGTTAAAAAAGTCCGTCTTCAAACGCTGAGGTCTCAGTTTGAGACGATAAAACAAGAAGGTTCAGAATCAATGGCTGATTACTTCTCGCGAGTCATTGGAATTATGCATCAGATGAGACGGAATGGTGAAACAATCCAAGGAACTCGAGTAATCGAAAAGATCCTGCGGTCCCTGGTTCTAAAATACAAAATGGTGGCAATAACCATTAAGGAATCAAATGATCTGGAAAATATGTCAGTGGAGTAGCTCATGGGTTCTCTTCAAGCATACGAAGAAAGGTTTAAAGAAGACGACCAACCAGTCGAACAAGGATTGCAGACTAGGTTGACGATGCGAGATTCCAAAAGTGAAAGCAGCAGCGGAAGTTGGCGAAGAGAAAGAGGCCCAGGGAAAGGAAGAGGTCGTGGAAGACAAAATTATGGacaagacaaagaagatgaagtAAAAACTAACTACAATCAAAGGGGACGTGGTCGAGGACAAAGTAGTGGCAGAGGCAGAGGTAACAAAGCAGAGATAAAGTGCTATAATTTTCAGAAATTCGGACATTATGCATTCGAATGCTGGCACCGAAAGGAAAACAGGGTAcattttgttgaaaaagaagaaaaaatgcaAGATGATATTCTGCTAATGGCCTACAACAATTCAGAAGCAAGTGAATCTGGCACCTGGTACTTGGATACAGGTGCCTCGAACCATATTTGTGGATCTAAAGAGTGCTTTGCTGAACTTGATGAAAGCTACTCAGGTGAAATTGCATTAGGAGATTTATCTAGAAGACCAGTAAAGGGAAAAGGTCAAATTACGTTGGAACTGAAGAATGGAGAGCACAAATATATTGGAGGAGTGTATTACGTACCAGACATGAAAAACAACATCTTAAGTATGGGGCAGCTACTTGAAAAGGGATATGAGATTCAAATGAAAGATTCAACACTTCAAATGCAAGACAAGAATCAGAATCTCGTAGCCCTTGTAAAGATGGCGAAGAACAGGATGTTTCCTCTATCCTTGAGTGTATGCAATCCGAAGTGTCTTAAAGCTTCGATTGACATCGACTCAACCCTTTGGCACTCAAGGTATGGACATCTAAATTATGACTCATTAGATCTATTAAAAGGAATGGTAACTGGGATGCCAAAAATACAGAAACCAAAACAGTTGTGTGAAGTATGTGTTATGGGCAAACAACAAAGAAGCACCTTTCCAAGTAAAGGATCAAGAAGAGCTGCCCAGCAATTGGAGCTAGTACATTCAGATGTCTGCGGACCAATAACCCCTGCTTCTATGAGCGAAAATAGATACATCTTGACGTTTACAAATGATTATAGTGGAAAAATGTGGGCTTATGTATTAAAGGAAAAAGGAGAGGTGTTATCTAAATTCAGAGAGTTTAAAACTATGGTTGAGAAGCAGAGTGGAACCCGGATAAAAAAGCTGAGAACTGATAATGGAGGAGAATACACCTAAAATGAATTTGAGATGTTCTGTACACAGCATGGGATAATGCACCAATACACTATGCCTTACACTCCCCAACAGAATGGAGTGTCTGAAAGAAAGAACAGAACCATCCTTAATATGGTTCGATATATGTTAAAAGAAAGCCACATGCCGAAGGAGTTCTGGGGAGATGCTGTGGTATGTGCAGTCTATCTGTTAAATCGTTTTCCCTCTAAAAGATTAGATGGTGTAACACCTGAGGAGGCATGAAgtaaaagaaaaccaaaagtCGATCATCTGAGAGTTTTCGGATGTACTGCATATGCCAAGACACCTGATGTAAAGAGAACGAAGTTGGAAGATAAAAGCATGAGGTGTATATTTCTTGGATATAATGAAGCTGCTAAAGGGTACAAGCTATATGAGCCAgtaaataggaaaataatataGTCAGCAGATGTTATCTTTGATGAAAAGAATTTCTGGAATTGGGATGAGCaaatagaaaagaaaggaaagcaaGCTGTAatagaaatagaagaaaaacaAGATTTTTGGAACAATTATCCCGAAGTAAGAGAAGTAGGTGACTCAAGCACTCAAAATAGGAGATGTGATCAAACAGAAGCTCAAGAAGTAGAAGGTGGTAGCCCATTAGCACGAAGAACTAGAAGCATTCAGGACATATACAACAATACACAGAGATTAGATACAGATGACAGTTTTTCTCTGTTTTGTTTATTTGCAGATTTTGATCCTCTGACGTATGAGGAAGCTTCACAAGAGGAGAAATGGATGAAAGCAATGGAGGAAGAAATTCAAGCCATTCACAGAAATCAAACCTGGGAGTTGGTTGATCTACCCAAGAACCAAAAGGCCATAGATGTGAAGTGGGTGTTCAAAACCAAGAAAAACTCTCTAGGAGAAGTTGAAAAACACAAAGCGAGATTAGTCGTGAAGGGATACAAGCAGAAGCAAGGAATTGACTACGATGAGGTATTTGCTCCAGTGGCTCGCTTTGATACAATTCGGCTATTGCTGGCAGTGGCAGCTCAAAAGAGATGGAAGCTGTTTCAAATGGATGTAAAATCAGCCTTTCTAAATGGCTACCTCGAAGAAGAAGTATATGTTCATCAACCTCCTGGATTTGTGGCAAAAGGAGAAGAAATTAAAGTCTGCAAGCTCAGAAAAGCATTGTATGGGTTGAAGCAAGCTCCAAGGGCTTGGAATGCAAGGATTGATGCCTACTTTACACAAGTTGGATTCACTAAATGCCCACATGAGCATGCTTTGTACACAAAAATGGATGCTAATGGTGACATATTGATAATATGTGTGTATGTAGACGATCTAATATTTACAGGAAACAATGCTGAAATGATTCAAGAGTTTAAAGCCTCAATGGAGAAGGAATTTGAGATGATTGATCTCGGACTCATGGCACATTTTCTTGGACTGGAAATAAAACAAAGCAGGAAGGGAGTCTCTGTATCTCAAACCGGTTATGCTAAAAAAATTTTGGAGAAGTTTGGAATAGTGGACTGTAGTTCAGTAGACACAGCTATAGAGTTTGGGACTAAACTAACTAGAGAGGATGAAGGAAGGTATGTAAATCCTACTTACTTTAAGAGTTTGGTAGGAAGTCTTAGATATTTAACTTGCACAAGACCTGACATTCTGTTTGGAGTTGGTCTGGTAAGTCGATTCATGGAAGAACCAAGAAGTTCTCACTTGCTAGCTGCAAAGAGAATTCTTCGTTACATTAAGGGGACTGCAACATTTGGTTTAATGTATCCTTCAGAACAGAGTCATGAGGAGTTAAGGGGCTTTAGTGATAGTGATTGGGCTGGTAATCCTGATGATAGGAAAAGTACAACTGGATTTGTATTCTATTTTGGAGATACAACATTCACTTGGACCTCAAAGAAGCAACCTATAGTTGCTCTTTCATCATGCGAAGCTGAGTATCTAGTTGCAGCTTCAGGGACTTGCCATGCTGTATGGCTAAGAAAGCTTCTAAAAGAACTGAGGTTGCAGCAATGTAGTCCAACAAAATTCTTCATAGACAACAAGTCAGCTATTGCTTTAGCAAAAAATCCAGTTCATCACGAGAGGTCTAAACATATTGACACTCGATTCCATTTCATTCGAGAACAGATAAAGGCAGGGGAGATTGAATTGGTGTACATACAATCAAAGGAACAAGTAGTTGACATATTGACAAAGCCACTGAAGGTAGAAGGTTTTTCAGTTCTTCGAAGCAAGCTGGGAATATGTGATTTGAAGACTGAGCATGGTTGATAAAATGGTGATGATTGGCAAACGTGGTTAAGTTTCAAGTTTAAGGGGGAGTTTGTTAGCTGTTAAACTTGCTAAATAAGGCAATGAAGACAAATTGCCATGGGATCTGCAAGATGCTATTTATAAGTTgattataaattgatttgattagttaTTTTTGTTAAGAGTTGGCTGGTTAATTCCTTAATTTGTGTTGGCTCTTACTTTATAAAGtttgtaatttttctattaattgtagagagaataaaagataCAGTACTTCTGTTCTTATCTCCTTGttcttgattttgaaattaaaatagtcTAGGCCAATTAGTTCCAACAATGTTGACAATGATCCCAGTACCATTTAATCCTGTTAACTCAGCAAGGTTCTTCTTCCATATAAGAGCACCACTTAAGGCATTAACTGCATATAAATTTCCATTCCATGATGGAAAGTAGACCACTCC contains:
- the LOC123213745 gene encoding protein IQ-DOMAIN 29-like isoform X2 encodes the protein MGKTPGKWIKTLFRGKKSSKSDFKGRDILKSANTGESLISSKVPVSDSLVAPLLISQPTLETGSRIGVDSKNGVAAELTDEGVNLLSAKGDGSLQTVIDLGSEKDPDRILHNQAATRAQSAFRGYRARRAFRTLKGIIRLQALIRGHLVRRQAISTLLCIQRIVKFQALARGQKVRRSDIGIEVQKICSQGVVLVDCSNSAVINTFTVAGKLSENAIIQKLLASSPSAMPLHLSYYPGEPNSTWQWLERWTKALFWQPHLQSKKNIQSKSQIKRGSSKTVETNSNVLKRNVRKSSLNTKNGSVRSTYESEKSKCNPRKVSTYPVDSVHEHPQNDFLKVKRNLRKNSSSTREATEQLEVDNEKRKLGPKKSSNAAVPDVPAHGNSDSFEKMINVSLSVSKHSDVDTALKLSEDDGPVDALPDHPAPDLQPTESNGKVENTQGTNDELNSKDHHISIKNQKNSQRRASLPAKIDHQENVLHSTPKVPIYMTPTESTPKVPSYMAPTESAKAKLRGQSSPRFSQDLVENNGIARRHSLPSSNGKPSSLSPRVTRLVQAAGKGVVRPDRSLTSSRDGGDKVIQAEWRR
- the LOC123213745 gene encoding protein IQ-DOMAIN 29-like isoform X1; amino-acid sequence: MGKTPGKWIKTLFRGKKSSKSDFKGRDILKSANTGESLISSKVPVSDSLVAPLLISQPTLETGSRIGVDSKNGVAAELTDEGVNLLSAKGDGSLQTVIDLGSEKDPDRILHNQAATRAQSAFRGYRARRAFRTLKGIIRLQALIRGHLVRRQAISTLLCIQRIVKFQALARGQKVRRSDIGIEVQKICSQGVVLVDCSNSAVINTFTVAGKLSENAIIQKLLASSPSAMPLHLSYYPGEPNSTWQWLERWTKALFWQPHLQSKKNIQSKSQIKRGSSKTVETNSNVLKRNVRKSSLNTKNGSVRSTYESEKSKCNPRKVSTYPVDSVHEHPQNDFLKVKRNLRKNSSSTREATEQLEVDNEKRKLGPKKSSNAAVPDVPAHGNSDSFEKMINVSLSVSKHSDVDTALKLSEDDGPVDALPDHPAPDLQPTESNGKVENTQGTNDELNSKDHHISIKNQKNSQRRASLPAKIDHQENVLHSTPKVPIYMTPTESTPKVPSYMAPTESAKAKLRGQSSPRFSQDLVENNGIARRHSLPSSNGKPSSLSPRVTRLVQAAGKGVVRPDRSLTSSRDGGGVDAWILRMIYFISADRQGDPSRVEEVICSLSRKVNQRGETKMLSRIHLCLRIVEQ